The Phragmitibacter flavus genome contains a region encoding:
- a CDS encoding PAS domain-containing hybrid sensor histidine kinase/response regulator has product MSLEEKPPEGHEHEDASMLLKHLKASEEKFRTAFDQSIMGMVLSDENGVVLSANAAFCRIVGRTEAEVVGRNSEHMTHPDDQLQNVEQLTRIKAGQQSSTTFQKRYVLKDGRIVWTQINVSSLPRVEGEEGALVVTIEDITAQVQARKALQESEQHLRLILESVRDYAIMTVDVEGRVTEWNSGSQRVFGYSAAEILGKDSTVLWTPEDQAAGAPARERQHALNHDGWEGERWLQRKDGSRFFASGRLRPMRDEQGHLIGFSKVCQDITQQHESVVELAKARAKIAETLESERQRLADIFKRSPSFMAVLLGPNHVFDMANDEYYQVVGHRELIGKPIREAMPEIEGQGFFELLDHVFSSGETFHATDVPIVLQRTSDAPPEKRFVDFVYLATRDAEDQITGVFVHGVDQTHRRTAEQALTVVAEQRRVALDAAGMGWWNLNVITGEVHWDDQVKRILGLDANTIELDAVLEVIEPVDRETIRESIRASLNVDDPQPYSVEYRVRHSDGSVHWVQSRGRAYFASEPTRHATTLVGTAVDITEIKLAQDTLRESEARFRQMADAMPQIVFMAQPDGHVDYFNAKWYDYTGFDAYTDTGIEHWRHAHNEDGFNRASIAWPESIRTGNPYEIEYQLRRQDGEFRWHLGRALPIRNEKGEVIRWFGTNTDIHDYKQLQQENEHLLLSERSAREEAERANRIKDEFLATLSHELRTPLSAILGWCTILSNEPDPEDYANGLEIIERNARAQAQIIDDLLDMSAIISGKVRLNVQSTDLAPVVRTAVETLRPTADAKGVRLQSVLDPLARPVSGDPNRLQQIFWNLLSNAIKFTPKGGRVQVLLERVNSHLEVSISDTGEGIAPDFLPLVFDRFRQADASITRRHGGLGLGLAIVKQLVELHGGSVRVKSVGLGFGSTFTVSLPLTAVHTDPPPNETRRHPQTGSGTGAAPAIPASVLNLENVKVLVVDDETDARALICRFLKDQKALVSMAGSVNEAMAILETIVPDVLISDIGMPGEDGYSLIRRVRVLPVEKGGAVPAIALTAYARSEDRMRAIVAGFQMHIAKPAEAAELLAMVASLAGRMQPGETPK; this is encoded by the coding sequence ATGAGCCTTGAAGAAAAGCCACCAGAAGGACATGAGCACGAGGACGCTTCCATGCTTCTCAAACACCTCAAGGCAAGCGAGGAGAAGTTCCGCACCGCCTTCGACCAGTCGATCATGGGCATGGTGCTCTCCGATGAAAATGGGGTGGTCCTGAGTGCTAACGCGGCCTTCTGCCGGATCGTCGGCCGCACGGAGGCGGAGGTGGTCGGACGGAATTCGGAGCACATGACGCATCCCGATGACCAGCTTCAAAACGTGGAACAGCTGACACGAATCAAGGCGGGACAGCAATCCAGCACCACGTTTCAAAAGCGCTACGTGCTCAAGGACGGCCGCATCGTTTGGACCCAGATCAATGTCTCCTCCCTCCCCCGCGTTGAAGGGGAGGAAGGGGCTTTGGTAGTGACCATTGAGGACATCACCGCCCAAGTGCAGGCTCGCAAGGCCCTCCAGGAAAGCGAGCAGCACCTGCGACTGATCCTCGAAAGTGTGCGCGACTACGCCATCATGACGGTGGATGTCGAAGGCCGGGTGACCGAATGGAACTCGGGATCCCAGCGTGTGTTTGGTTACTCGGCGGCAGAAATTCTCGGCAAAGACTCCACCGTGCTGTGGACCCCCGAAGACCAGGCCGCCGGTGCCCCCGCGCGGGAAAGACAGCATGCCCTCAATCACGACGGCTGGGAGGGCGAACGCTGGTTGCAGCGCAAGGATGGTTCACGCTTCTTCGCCAGCGGCCGATTACGCCCGATGAGAGATGAACAGGGCCATCTGATCGGTTTTTCCAAAGTATGTCAAGACATCACCCAGCAGCATGAATCGGTGGTCGAGCTTGCCAAAGCACGGGCCAAAATCGCCGAAACCTTGGAATCCGAACGTCAACGCCTGGCTGACATCTTCAAACGATCCCCATCATTCATGGCGGTGCTGCTCGGCCCCAATCATGTCTTCGACATGGCCAATGATGAGTATTACCAGGTGGTGGGCCATCGGGAACTCATCGGCAAGCCGATCCGCGAAGCCATGCCCGAGATCGAGGGCCAGGGCTTTTTCGAATTGCTCGACCACGTTTTCAGCAGCGGCGAAACCTTTCACGCCACCGATGTTCCGATTGTCCTGCAGCGCACTTCAGATGCCCCGCCAGAAAAACGCTTCGTGGATTTTGTCTATCTCGCCACCCGCGATGCCGAAGATCAAATTACCGGCGTTTTTGTGCATGGGGTTGACCAAACCCATCGTCGCACCGCCGAGCAGGCACTGACGGTGGTTGCCGAACAACGTCGGGTCGCGCTGGATGCCGCCGGCATGGGCTGGTGGAATCTCAACGTCATCACCGGCGAGGTGCATTGGGATGACCAGGTCAAACGCATCCTCGGACTCGACGCCAACACCATTGAACTCGATGCCGTTCTTGAAGTGATCGAGCCGGTGGACCGCGAAACCATCCGCGAGTCGATCAGGGCGTCCTTGAACGTGGATGATCCACAACCTTACTCGGTCGAATACCGCGTCCGCCACTCCGACGGCAGTGTGCATTGGGTGCAATCTAGAGGACGCGCCTATTTTGCCTCCGAACCCACCCGTCATGCCACCACTCTGGTCGGCACCGCCGTGGACATTACCGAGATCAAACTGGCCCAGGACACGCTGCGTGAAAGCGAAGCGCGCTTTCGTCAAATGGCCGATGCCATGCCGCAAATTGTATTCATGGCGCAGCCCGACGGCCATGTCGATTACTTCAACGCCAAGTGGTATGACTACACCGGCTTCGACGCCTACACCGACACCGGCATTGAACACTGGCGGCATGCCCACAATGAGGACGGCTTCAATCGCGCCTCCATCGCGTGGCCAGAATCCATTCGCACTGGCAACCCCTACGAGATCGAATACCAACTGCGCCGTCAAGACGGGGAGTTCCGCTGGCACCTGGGTCGCGCACTGCCGATCCGCAATGAAAAGGGCGAGGTCATCCGCTGGTTCGGCACCAACACCGACATCCACGACTACAAACAACTCCAGCAGGAAAACGAACATCTGCTTCTCTCCGAACGCTCCGCCCGCGAAGAAGCTGAGCGAGCCAACCGCATCAAGGACGAATTCCTCGCCACCCTTTCCCACGAGCTGCGCACGCCGCTGAGTGCCATTCTTGGCTGGTGCACCATTCTCAGCAACGAACCCGATCCGGAAGACTACGCCAACGGACTGGAAATCATCGAACGCAACGCCCGCGCCCAGGCACAGATCATCGACGACCTGCTCGACATGAGCGCCATCATCTCCGGCAAGGTGCGGCTCAACGTCCAAAGCACCGATCTCGCCCCCGTGGTGCGCACCGCCGTGGAAACCCTGCGTCCAACCGCCGATGCCAAAGGCGTGCGCCTGCAGAGTGTCCTCGATCCCCTCGCCCGACCCGTCAGCGGCGACCCCAACCGCCTTCAACAAATCTTCTGGAACCTGCTCTCCAATGCCATCAAATTCACTCCAAAGGGTGGGCGGGTGCAAGTGCTGCTTGAGCGCGTCAACTCGCACCTTGAAGTGAGCATCAGTGATACCGGCGAAGGCATCGCCCCCGACTTTCTGCCCCTCGTCTTTGATCGATTCCGTCAGGCCGATGCCTCCATCACGCGACGCCACGGTGGTCTCGGCCTCGGACTCGCGATCGTCAAACAACTGGTCGAACTGCACGGCGGATCCGTGCGGGTGAAAAGCGTTGGACTCGGCTTCGGTTCCACCTTCACCGTCTCTCTTCCACTCACGGCGGTGCATACCGATCCTCCTCCCAATGAAACCCGGCGACATCCGCAGACCGGTAGCGGAACCGGGGCCGCTCCAGCGATCCCCGCCAGCGTGTTGAATCTCGAAAACGTCAAGGTGCTGGTGGTTGATGACGAAACCGATGCCCGCGCCTTGATCTGTCGTTTTCTCAAGGACCAGAAAGCCTTGGTGTCGATGGCAGGCTCAGTCAACGAGGCCATGGCCATCTTGGAGACCATCGTTCCCGACGTCCTCATCAGTGACATCGGCATGCCAGGCGAGGACGGCTACTCGCTCATCCGCCGCGTGCGCGTCCTTCCCGTTGAAAAGGGAGGAGCCGTCCCCGCCATTGCCCTCACCGCCTACGCACGATCCGAAGATCGCATGCGCGCCATCGTCGCCGGTTTCCAGATGCACATCGCCAAACCCGCCGAAGCCGCCGAGCTTCTCGCCATGGTGGCCAGTCTGGCCGGCAGAATGCAGCCCGGCGAAACACCCAAGTAA
- a CDS encoding response regulator, which translates to MPSSSKPTAAVSKPIRIAALDDHSIIRAIIRTIAEDAPDMELAWSAHSIADAREKLASDVPDLVLVDVTLPDGEGYEFIEEALKQHPHVPMLVISMHHEERYARRAHAAGARGYVMKNISPHDLVHLIQRVLRGEMVFDPALALH; encoded by the coding sequence ATGCCTTCCTCTTCAAAACCAACCGCCGCCGTTTCCAAACCCATTCGAATTGCCGCCCTTGACGACCACTCCATCATCCGCGCCATCATCCGCACCATTGCTGAGGATGCGCCTGACATGGAGCTCGCCTGGTCAGCCCACAGCATTGCCGATGCCCGTGAAAAACTAGCATCAGATGTTCCCGATCTGGTCCTCGTCGATGTCACCCTTCCCGACGGAGAAGGTTATGAGTTCATCGAGGAAGCGTTAAAACAACATCCCCACGTGCCCATGCTGGTCATTTCCATGCACCATGAGGAGCGTTATGCCCGGCGCGCCCATGCCGCCGGTGCCCGTGGATATGTCATGAAAAACATTTCTCCCCACGACCTTGTCCATCTCATTCAACGCGTCCTCAGAGGCGAGATGGTGTTCGACCCCGCTCTCGCCCTTCATTGA
- a CDS encoding GH25 family lysozyme, producing the protein MKRLLLLPAVCLLSQCATVGVVSSVEAPTAGRAPMVPRGMPQIINVSAYDPKEKQREGRGYTENDVSALRANGATALIARAGKGGNLDTKCANFLAAADRVGLMPGIYYRLQNHVDAVAQADQFVNRAQSLARSRSWNASSLLLCGDFDANSRMSDILRFMDRVEQRTGVVPVAYLENSSHLKNLLGNADPGTKARLRRMPYWLALYSHESGAGPQYPAPGNPQGLVAQYRVWPTWTIWQYGGVEWQGGRSRAKVYNAGPYRFSPYFGNMDRPLERNVFNGSYAAMQSFWLRHGLPLR; encoded by the coding sequence ATGAAACGACTTTTGCTTCTCCCCGCGGTTTGTCTATTGTCCCAGTGCGCCACGGTGGGCGTGGTTTCTTCGGTGGAAGCGCCGACGGCGGGGAGGGCTCCGATGGTTCCACGTGGGATGCCGCAGATCATCAATGTGTCGGCTTATGATCCCAAGGAAAAGCAGCGTGAGGGGCGGGGGTATACGGAGAATGATGTGTCGGCGCTGAGGGCAAATGGAGCAACGGCGTTGATTGCCCGTGCCGGGAAGGGCGGAAATCTGGATACGAAATGTGCGAACTTTCTGGCGGCGGCGGACCGGGTGGGATTGATGCCGGGGATTTATTACCGGCTTCAGAACCATGTTGATGCGGTGGCGCAGGCGGATCAGTTTGTGAACCGGGCGCAGTCGCTGGCAAGGAGCCGGTCGTGGAATGCGTCGTCGTTGCTGCTTTGTGGTGACTTTGATGCGAACTCGCGGATGTCGGACATCTTGCGATTCATGGACCGGGTGGAGCAGCGCACTGGGGTGGTGCCGGTGGCGTATTTGGAGAACAGCAGCCATTTGAAAAATTTGCTGGGCAATGCGGATCCAGGCACGAAGGCGAGGTTGCGTCGGATGCCGTATTGGCTGGCGCTGTATTCGCATGAAAGCGGTGCGGGACCGCAGTATCCGGCACCGGGGAATCCACAGGGTTTGGTGGCGCAGTATCGGGTCTGGCCCACGTGGACCATCTGGCAGTATGGCGGGGTGGAGTGGCAGGGCGGACGTTCGCGGGCGAAGGTTTACAACGCAGGTCCGTATCGGTTCAGCCCGTATTTCGGAAACATGGACCGGCCATTGGAACGCAATGTTTTCAATGGATCGTATGCGGCGATGCAGAGTTTTTGGCTGCGGCATGGGCTGCCATTGCGGTGA
- the rpsO gene encoding 30S ribosomal protein S15: MSENATTEPQSFQLHEKDTGSADVQVARLTARITHLTKHLSTNDKDNSSRRGLLRMVARRRKLLDYLKNTEESRYQSLLKGLKLRR; this comes from the coding sequence ATGAGCGAAAACGCAACCACTGAACCCCAGTCCTTCCAACTTCATGAGAAGGACACCGGCAGTGCGGACGTGCAAGTCGCACGCCTCACCGCCCGCATCACGCACCTGACCAAGCACCTCAGCACCAACGACAAGGACAACTCCTCCCGTCGTGGTCTGTTGCGCATGGTCGCACGTCGTCGCAAGCTGCTCGACTACCTCAAAAACACTGAGGAAAGCCGCTATCAGAGCCTGCTTAAAGGGCTCAAACTGCGCCGCTAG
- a CDS encoding CsbD family protein, whose protein sequence is MTKLSLKGNWNEVKGKLKQQYGQLTDDDLTFEEGKEDELLGRMQKRLGKSKEELREFIERI, encoded by the coding sequence ATGACTAAACTATCCTTGAAAGGCAACTGGAACGAAGTGAAGGGCAAACTGAAACAACAGTATGGCCAGCTAACCGATGACGATCTCACCTTCGAAGAAGGCAAGGAGGACGAACTTCTTGGACGCATGCAAAAGCGTCTTGGCAAAAGCAAAGAAGAGCTCCGCGAATTCATCGAACGCATTTGA
- a CDS encoding RNA polymerase sigma factor has product MNSAYLPNDTLFPLDESLIEAVVEDQSEAALTSLYRRYRHVLRSVIIRVMRDEADADDVLQDVFLQVWNRAESYTPEKGRLLGWLIVVARRRALDRLRQKCAYNRARDRFEFEYRIPVVEQSPNCGVDQQLCEDDLRNLLGNLLQRLPPHQEQVVQMTYFKGMSQRQIAAALELPLGTVKTRIELGMRKLANSLRPLRFKIA; this is encoded by the coding sequence ATGAATTCCGCCTACCTCCCCAACGACACCCTCTTTCCACTCGACGAATCCCTCATCGAAGCCGTGGTTGAAGATCAATCCGAAGCCGCCCTCACCAGTCTCTACCGGCGCTATCGACACGTGCTCCGCAGTGTCATCATTCGGGTCATGCGCGACGAGGCCGATGCCGATGACGTCTTGCAAGACGTTTTTCTCCAGGTTTGGAATCGCGCTGAGAGCTACACGCCGGAAAAGGGTCGCCTGCTCGGCTGGCTGATCGTCGTCGCCCGGCGACGCGCCCTCGACCGCCTCCGTCAGAAGTGCGCCTACAACCGCGCACGTGATCGATTCGAATTCGAATACCGCATCCCTGTGGTTGAACAATCCCCCAACTGTGGAGTCGACCAGCAACTTTGCGAAGATGATCTCCGCAATCTGCTCGGCAACCTGCTTCAACGACTTCCCCCGCACCAGGAACAGGTCGTTCAAATGACCTACTTCAAAGGCATGAGCCAGCGTCAAATCGCCGCAGCTCTTGAATTGCCGCTTGGAACCGTCAAGACCCGGATTGAACTTGGCATGCGCAAACTGGCCAACAGCCTCCGCCCGCTTCGATTCAAGATCGCCTGA
- a CDS encoding hybrid sensor histidine kinase/response regulator: MSSNESDGLVLVVDDQASNLGLVKTALSRDGFEVETATDAATALRWLSERTPDLILLDVMMPEMNGFELCGRIKKNAATHDIPVIFLSGDDHQGSIRNGFKVGGVDYVTKPFNKEELLARVRTHVELRRAHQRHAAQLMERNQVLKLIANEWHKPLQRIVLTTSKMKMLCGKLDDVTASVLATEATSAERMLASIEAFLQLRAVDGDENGDGEAREEAFTSDDLSRMMGRWYATAKRKPLEIVLKDTARGVPLEGSSFMARQIVDAALQNAINYTPMNGRVKVSISRDGGRAVMTVTDTGPGFPESYLEQTFHPYLNRGIATANEKKAKPTLGIGLAAAKRAADRLGATLSLDNGAEEGAVVKIGFAIAKKGRG, translated from the coding sequence ATGTCTTCCAATGAATCTGACGGTCTGGTGCTTGTGGTGGATGATCAGGCCAGCAATCTGGGTTTGGTGAAAACGGCCCTAAGTCGCGATGGGTTTGAGGTGGAGACGGCCACGGACGCCGCCACGGCGCTGCGCTGGCTGTCGGAGAGGACGCCGGATTTGATTTTGCTGGATGTGATGATGCCGGAAATGAATGGTTTTGAGTTATGCGGTCGGATCAAGAAAAACGCGGCGACGCATGACATCCCGGTGATTTTTTTATCGGGAGATGATCATCAGGGCTCGATTCGCAACGGTTTTAAGGTTGGTGGCGTGGACTATGTGACGAAGCCTTTCAACAAGGAGGAATTGCTCGCCCGGGTGCGGACTCACGTGGAGTTGCGTCGGGCGCATCAGCGTCATGCGGCGCAGTTGATGGAGCGCAACCAGGTGTTGAAACTGATCGCAAATGAGTGGCACAAGCCATTGCAGCGGATCGTGCTGACAACCTCCAAGATGAAGATGCTTTGTGGGAAGTTGGATGATGTGACAGCATCGGTGCTTGCGACGGAGGCGACGTCTGCGGAACGCATGCTGGCTTCGATTGAGGCGTTTTTGCAATTGCGGGCGGTAGACGGAGACGAGAATGGCGACGGTGAAGCCCGTGAAGAAGCGTTCACCAGTGATGACTTGAGCCGGATGATGGGGCGCTGGTATGCGACCGCAAAACGGAAGCCTTTGGAAATTGTCTTGAAGGATACAGCGCGCGGAGTTCCTCTGGAAGGCAGTTCTTTTATGGCCAGGCAGATCGTCGATGCGGCGCTGCAGAACGCGATCAATTACACACCGATGAATGGTCGGGTGAAGGTGTCGATTTCACGCGACGGCGGACGTGCGGTGATGACGGTGACCGACACTGGTCCGGGATTCCCGGAATCTTATCTGGAGCAAACGTTTCATCCCTACTTGAACCGGGGAATTGCCACGGCAAACGAGAAGAAGGCGAAACCTACGCTGGGAATTGGCCTTGCGGCGGCGAAACGTGCGGCGGATCGTTTGGGTGCGACCTTGAGCTTGGATAACGGCGCTGAAGAAGGTGCCGTCGTGAAGATTGGCTTCGCGATTGCGAAGAAGGGGAGAGGCTGA
- a CDS encoding SH3 domain-containing protein, giving the protein MKIQNWLKAVVLGLGMGLVGSNALAQFEGVAVDPDGFVNLRSEQDGKSKVVAKVKTGEVFEFTDSEGSPWWRVELGSGKSGWMYYDRIKFHATMDDLKDGDVASEMELYGKSKGVNYFALARKAAQGDAAGMKRYFGLNDTDGAAGEIHAAMINSVVHLLGDEKLSAFLAKQSIEYQLDVRSQWMSEVALWPFEPFGYAQRHFPKTAKLLLGKERVAWASPDGKYAIRKVFSDWDARENVKVDTAQIVDKTTGGVVADFSDLDIGMGVSREGRALWAEDSQKVALFVHDGLQHGNLLVFQRARGVMFENVELDLDELPGRAGDKQLKGAKLIFSRIEPLRWDGDVLMVQRHDYFEKPNADGPGNTGLGRTYELKVKVDGEGASVVGVEVLAE; this is encoded by the coding sequence ATGAAGATTCAAAATTGGTTGAAGGCAGTGGTGCTTGGCCTTGGCATGGGCCTCGTGGGTTCGAACGCACTGGCGCAGTTTGAGGGGGTGGCGGTGGACCCGGATGGATTTGTGAATTTGCGGTCGGAACAGGACGGCAAATCGAAGGTGGTGGCCAAGGTAAAGACGGGTGAGGTGTTTGAGTTTACGGATTCCGAGGGGTCGCCGTGGTGGAGGGTGGAATTGGGGTCGGGAAAATCCGGCTGGATGTATTACGACCGCATCAAGTTTCATGCGACGATGGACGATTTGAAGGATGGTGATGTGGCGTCCGAGATGGAGCTGTATGGGAAGTCGAAGGGGGTGAACTACTTTGCCCTGGCGAGAAAGGCGGCACAGGGGGATGCGGCGGGCATGAAGCGGTATTTTGGGTTGAATGACACGGACGGGGCGGCGGGTGAGATTCATGCGGCGATGATCAACAGCGTGGTGCATTTGTTGGGGGATGAGAAATTGTCGGCGTTCCTGGCGAAGCAGTCGATTGAGTATCAACTGGACGTGCGGTCGCAGTGGATGAGCGAGGTGGCGTTGTGGCCCTTTGAGCCGTTTGGTTATGCGCAGCGTCATTTCCCAAAGACGGCAAAATTGTTGCTGGGCAAGGAACGGGTGGCGTGGGCGTCGCCGGATGGAAAGTATGCGATCCGCAAGGTGTTCAGTGATTGGGATGCGCGTGAGAATGTGAAGGTGGACACGGCGCAGATTGTGGACAAGACCACGGGCGGGGTGGTGGCGGATTTCAGCGACCTGGATATTGGCATGGGCGTGTCGAGAGAGGGCAGGGCGTTGTGGGCGGAAGACTCACAAAAGGTGGCTTTGTTTGTGCATGACGGATTGCAGCACGGGAACCTGCTGGTGTTTCAGCGTGCTCGTGGGGTGATGTTCGAAAACGTGGAACTGGACCTGGATGAGCTTCCGGGGCGTGCCGGGGACAAGCAATTAAAAGGGGCGAAGTTAATTTTTTCGAGGATCGAGCCGCTGCGGTGGGACGGGGATGTGCTGATGGTGCAGCGTCATGACTATTTTGAGAAGCCGAATGCGGATGGTCCTGGCAACACGGGCTTGGGGAGAACCTATGAGTTGAAGGTGAAGGTGGATGGAGAGGGCGCGAGCGTGGTGGGAGTGGAAGTTTTGGCGGAATGA
- a CDS encoding MgtC/SapB family protein: MDLLALQQLAVSIGLGLLLGLERERSESSIAGIRTFPFISLFGTVCAQIGVATSSEGWIISAGLLAVTGIIVFANYAKLKNGADDVGTTTEFAALLLYALGALIVVGNMLAALVVAGLAVVLLHFKAALHRTVAAVGEPDMRAIMQFVLISMVILPVLPNQDYGPYEVWNPFKIWLMVVFIVAISLCGYVAYKLFGTRAGVLLGGIIGGVISSTATTVSFARRCASSAALAPLGVLVIMIASCISMVRVLIEIAVVAPTIFPATAIPLGVMLGWSTVIATFLYFQSRKSQGEMPEQKNPAEFKSAFFFGLLYALVLLGVAAANDYFGSAGLYVVSIISGLTDMDAITLSTAQMAANNQIDAPLAWRAILVATMSNFVFKFGTVCVLGSSALIWRTAIAFGLAIAGGLLILFAWPS; this comes from the coding sequence ATGGACCTTCTCGCCCTCCAACAACTTGCCGTCTCCATCGGTCTCGGTCTGCTTCTCGGACTTGAACGCGAACGCTCCGAAAGCTCCATCGCCGGCATCCGCACCTTCCCCTTCATTTCGCTGTTCGGCACCGTATGCGCCCAAATTGGCGTCGCTACTTCCAGCGAAGGTTGGATCATCAGCGCCGGACTTCTTGCCGTCACCGGCATCATCGTCTTCGCCAACTACGCCAAACTCAAGAACGGAGCCGATGATGTTGGCACCACCACCGAATTCGCCGCCTTGCTGCTCTATGCTTTGGGCGCGCTCATCGTGGTCGGCAACATGCTCGCCGCTCTCGTGGTCGCTGGTCTCGCCGTGGTCCTGTTGCACTTCAAAGCCGCCCTCCACCGCACGGTCGCTGCCGTGGGCGAACCTGACATGCGCGCCATCATGCAGTTCGTCTTGATCAGCATGGTCATCCTCCCAGTTCTGCCGAATCAAGACTACGGCCCCTATGAAGTGTGGAACCCCTTCAAGATCTGGCTGATGGTCGTATTCATCGTCGCCATCAGCCTCTGCGGTTATGTCGCCTACAAACTCTTCGGCACCCGTGCCGGTGTCCTCCTCGGTGGCATCATCGGCGGGGTCATTTCCAGCACCGCCACCACCGTCAGTTTCGCCCGCCGCTGTGCCAGCAGCGCCGCCCTCGCTCCGCTCGGTGTGCTGGTCATCATGATTGCCTCATGCATCTCCATGGTGCGGGTGTTGATCGAAATTGCCGTGGTCGCTCCAACCATTTTCCCCGCCACCGCCATCCCGCTCGGCGTCATGCTCGGATGGAGCACAGTTATTGCCACCTTCCTGTATTTTCAAAGTCGCAAAAGTCAGGGCGAGATGCCCGAACAAAAAAACCCCGCCGAATTCAAGTCCGCTTTTTTCTTTGGCCTTCTCTACGCCCTCGTGCTTCTTGGCGTCGCCGCCGCCAATGACTATTTCGGCTCCGCCGGACTCTATGTGGTCAGTATCATTTCCGGTCTCACCGACATGGACGCCATCACCTTGTCCACCGCCCAGATGGCCGCCAACAACCAAATTGACGCCCCACTGGCCTGGCGCGCCATCCTCGTCGCCACCATGTCCAACTTCGTCTTCAAGTTTGGCACTGTCTGCGTCCTTGGCTCTTCCGCCCTTATCTGGCGCACCGCCATCGCCTTTGGACTCGCCATTGCTGGCGGCCTGCTGATTTTGTTCGCCTGGCCTTCGTGA
- a CDS encoding response regulator transcription factor, with amino-acid sequence MISASGAHDSVSKRILIVDDHPVFRKGLAAVIQEQPDLRVCGEAESSQTALEAMRNLQPDIALLDISLPGTNGIELTKMFLAENPRIIILILSMHDESVYAMRALRAGASGYVMKAEALTHVVTALRKVINKGIYVSSRLSESLIYKAVLDKDGLNANPIDKLSDREMEVFQWMGRGYGTKEIAKALNLSAKTIETHRVHIKEKLGFYDARELSRFAIEWNTQQS; translated from the coding sequence ATGATCTCGGCATCTGGCGCACATGATTCTGTTTCTAAGAGGATCCTAATTGTAGACGATCATCCTGTGTTTCGCAAAGGACTCGCTGCGGTGATTCAGGAGCAACCCGACCTGCGGGTTTGCGGCGAAGCGGAGAGTTCCCAAACCGCACTGGAGGCGATGCGCAATCTTCAACCCGACATCGCTCTGCTCGACATTTCCCTGCCCGGCACCAATGGCATTGAGCTGACCAAGATGTTTCTCGCCGAGAATCCAAGAATCATCATTCTCATCCTTTCCATGCATGACGAATCCGTCTACGCCATGCGCGCTCTGCGTGCCGGAGCCAGCGGTTATGTGATGAAGGCCGAAGCACTGACGCACGTCGTCACCGCCCTTCGTAAAGTCATCAACAAAGGCATCTACGTGAGCTCGCGACTGAGTGAAAGCCTCATCTACAAGGCGGTGCTGGACAAAGACGGATTGAATGCAAACCCGATCGACAAACTGTCGGATCGCGAAATGGAAGTTTTTCAATGGATGGGCCGCGGGTATGGCACCAAGGAAATCGCCAAAGCCCTCAATTTGAGCGCCAAGACCATCGAAACCCACCGTGTGCATATCAAGGAAAAGCTGGGCTTCTATGATGCCCGTGAGCTTTCCCGCTTCGCCATCGAATGGAACACCCAGCAAAGTTAG
- a CDS encoding exosortase system-associated protein, TIGR04073 family: MKNKIILSLIGVLALGSFAYADIQAPPKAQWNWSRKLSRSVANLAYGVSEIPLHWQKVERVDGANAAASSMVIEGTVRTAVRLGYGVFEFVTFPAPVYKGGYRPPYYVNDRFDTWYGYQEFPPQVGFMSQTRYSRGQSW; the protein is encoded by the coding sequence ATGAAAAATAAGATCATCCTCTCACTGATCGGTGTGCTCGCTCTGGGCAGCTTCGCCTATGCTGACATCCAGGCCCCGCCAAAAGCGCAGTGGAACTGGAGTCGTAAACTTTCCCGCAGCGTGGCCAACCTCGCTTATGGAGTCTCCGAAATCCCGCTTCATTGGCAAAAAGTTGAGAGAGTTGATGGCGCCAACGCCGCCGCTTCTTCCATGGTGATCGAAGGCACCGTCCGCACCGCCGTCCGTCTTGGCTACGGCGTGTTCGAATTCGTCACCTTCCCGGCTCCCGTTTATAAAGGTGGTTACCGTCCCCCTTACTACGTGAACGACCGCTTTGATACCTGGTATGGCTACCAAGAGTTTCCACCACAGGTCGGCTTTATGTCCCAGACCCGCTACAGCCGCGGCCAAAGCTGGTAA